The Blochmannia endosymbiont of Camponotus sp. genome includes a window with the following:
- a CDS encoding valine--tRNA ligase translates to MEKIYNPKNIEEPIYKFWEQGGYFNPHGDTSHKSYCIMMPPPNITGQLHLGHAFQQTIMDVLVRYQRMQGRNTLWQTGTDHAGIATQILIENKIYHDTGKTRHNYTRDDLIKKIWKWKKQSERLITYQMKRLGNSVNWKRECFTMDTEMSYAVKEAFIRLYQDNLIYRGKRLVNWDFTLQSAISDLEVINKPTKGSMWYLYYKLDNSTIATDHSAFDPNYLIVATTRPETILGDTAVAIHPEDSRYKNLVGKYVITPITNKRIPIIFDERVDMFKGTGCVKITPAHDFNDYIIGKRHKLPMINIFSLNGRILKHPEIFDNYGQPNDQLFYNIPQIFHNLDSYHARKKIISECTKLNLLHDIKPYNSIIPYSDRTGTIIEPMLTNQWYIRTKILAQQAVNAVKLDMIDFVPKQYKNMYFSWMNNIQDWCISRQIWWGHGIPAWYDDTNNKIYVGHCEKDIRIQNKLDSDIILRKDNDVLDTWFSSSLWTFSSLGWPRDTSLLSIFHPTSIVISGFDIIFFWIARMIMLTMHFIKDNNGVSQIPFKTAYITGLIRDESGQKMSKSKGNIIDPIDIIDGISIENLLKKRTKDMLQPQLADEIIKCTKKQFPNGIKSHGTDALRFTLVALASSGRDIHWDMKRLTGYRNFCNKLWHASRFVLIHTKNQDCSISSATEKLFSLADRWIITKFHQTIQNFHKNLEIYRFDKIANILHEFIWHQFCDWYIEFTKSTLYHGNTLELRGTRYTLITLLESLLRLAHPIIPFITEKIWQEVKIITGNHDETIMLQPFPKYDASIIDPESIMDFEWIKHTVTVIRNIRANMNILYNTPLNVVFRHTSPNAKKRILNNYNILCNIAYLKNIDFISTDEIYSRSITVSLDSTELLIRMPEEFNKDIKINQINKELESIKHKIKIIQELLNNNDFINHAPTSTIKNKQELLNYYIQIKHKLLDQHATIAKL, encoded by the coding sequence GTGGAAAAAATATATAATCCTAAAAATATAGAAGAACCAATTTATAAATTTTGGGAACAAGGAGGTTACTTTAATCCTCATGGAGATACATCTCATAAAAGTTATTGCATTATGATGCCTCCTCCTAATATTACAGGGCAATTGCATCTCGGTCACGCATTTCAACAAACCATTATGGACGTTTTAGTACGTTATCAAAGAATGCAGGGAAGGAATACTTTATGGCAAACGGGCACAGATCATGCTGGTATTGCTACACAAATTCTGATAGAAAACAAAATTTATCATGATACAGGCAAAACTAGACATAATTATACACGCGATGATTTAATAAAAAAAATTTGGAAATGGAAAAAACAATCTGAAAGACTTATTACTTACCAAATGAAACGATTAGGAAATTCTGTCAATTGGAAACGAGAATGTTTCACCATGGATACAGAAATGTCTTATGCAGTAAAAGAAGCTTTTATTCGTTTATATCAAGATAATTTAATTTATAGAGGAAAAAGATTAGTAAATTGGGATTTCACATTACAAAGTGCAATTTCTGATTTAGAAGTTATCAATAAACCAACAAAAGGATCCATGTGGTATCTATACTATAAATTAGATAACTCTACTATTGCTACAGATCATTCTGCCTTCGATCCGAACTATTTAATTGTCGCAACAACACGTCCAGAAACTATATTAGGAGATACCGCTGTCGCAATACATCCAGAAGATTCTCGTTATAAAAATTTAGTTGGAAAATACGTAATTACACCAATAACTAACAAACGTATTCCTATCATTTTTGATGAACGTGTAGATATGTTTAAAGGAACTGGTTGCGTTAAAATAACCCCTGCTCATGATTTCAACGACTATATAATAGGGAAACGACATAAACTACCAATGATAAACATTTTTTCACTGAATGGAAGAATTCTTAAACACCCAGAAATATTTGATAATTATGGGCAGCCTAACGATCAATTATTCTATAATATCCCACAAATATTTCATAATCTTGACAGTTATCATGCACGAAAAAAAATAATTTCTGAATGCACCAAACTTAACTTATTACATGATATAAAACCCTATAATTCAATAATTCCATACAGCGATCGTACTGGAACTATAATTGAACCCATGTTAACTAATCAATGGTATATACGTACTAAAATTTTAGCCCAACAAGCAGTAAATGCAGTAAAATTGGACATGATTGATTTTGTGCCAAAACAATATAAAAATATGTATTTTAGTTGGATGAATAACATACAAGATTGGTGTATTTCTCGGCAAATATGGTGGGGACATGGAATCCCTGCTTGGTATGATGATACTAATAATAAAATATATGTAGGACATTGCGAAAAAGATATCAGAATACAAAATAAATTAGATAGTGATATAATATTACGCAAAGATAATGATGTACTAGATACATGGTTTTCTTCAAGTCTGTGGACATTTTCCAGTTTAGGTTGGCCTAGGGATACTAGTTTATTAAGTATTTTTCATCCTACTAGTATTGTAATAAGTGGATTTGATATCATTTTTTTTTGGATTGCACGAATGATTATGTTAACCATGCATTTTATAAAAGATAATAATGGAGTATCTCAAATTCCATTTAAAACTGCATACATTACTGGTCTTATACGTGACGAGTCTGGGCAAAAAATGTCAAAATCCAAAGGTAATATCATTGATCCAATAGATATAATAGATGGAATTTCTATAGAAAATTTATTAAAAAAACGTACAAAAGACATGCTACAACCACAATTAGCTGATGAAATCATAAAATGTACTAAAAAACAATTTCCTAACGGAATTAAATCCCATGGAACCGATGCTTTAAGATTTACTTTAGTAGCACTAGCATCATCTGGACGAGATATACATTGGGATATGAAACGGCTAACAGGTTATCGTAATTTTTGTAATAAATTATGGCATGCTAGTCGCTTTGTTCTAATACACACTAAAAATCAAGATTGCAGCATATCTTCTGCTACAGAAAAGTTATTTTCATTAGCAGATCGTTGGATCATTACAAAATTTCATCAAACAATTCAGAATTTCCATAAAAATTTAGAAATTTATCGTTTCGATAAAATAGCAAATATTTTACATGAGTTTATTTGGCATCAATTTTGTGATTGGTACATAGAATTTACTAAATCAACACTTTATCACGGAAACACTCTGGAACTACGGGGAACACGTTATACATTAATTACATTACTAGAATCATTACTACGATTAGCGCATCCAATTATTCCTTTCATTACAGAAAAAATTTGGCAAGAAGTTAAAATAATTACTGGAAACCACGATGAAACTATTATGTTGCAACCATTTCCAAAATATGATGCATCCATAATTGATCCTGAATCAATTATGGATTTTGAATGGATTAAACATACTGTTACAGTAATACGTAACATTCGTGCAAATATGAATATCCTATATAATACACCACTAAATGTAGTATTTAGGCATACTTCACCAAATGCTAAAAAACGTATTTTAAATAATTATAATATTCTATGCAATATTGCTTACTTAAAAAACATCGATTTCATTTCAACAGATGAAATATATTCACGATCTATTACTGTATCTTTAGATTCAACAGAATTATTAATACGTATGCCAGAAGAATTTAATAAAGATATTAAAATCAATCAAATAAACAAAGAATTGGAATCAATAAAACATAAAATTAAAATAATACAAGAACTACTAAATAACAATGATTTCATAAATCATGCACCAACATCTACCATAAAAAATAAACAAGAATTATTAAATTATTATATACAAATTAAACATAAATTGCTTGATCAACATGCTACAATTGCAAAACTGTAG
- the lptG gene encoding LPS export ABC transporter permease LptG yields MVFLVLISLSSIIRLVDELRKIEEGNYSIFEVIIYIVLSLPKDFELFFPIATLLGGLLGLSVLEVHNEFIAMQVSGFSRLQIALSVIKASVPVLLCSIISNEWVVPNSEKIIHTYRDKSQYDTCLLSVKFKNLWFIDNNDFVYVERVVSCSELLGVKLYNFDEKKKLKKIFYVNRAVFISKVWHLIDVNELDISDEMCIVNKKISHSEWHAALTPYKLSMLITHPNVLSISKLYHCTKYFNKVGQSSKYYQMIFWNKISSPISGSAMTIMALACTFGPLYKKKTGFRLFIGSIVGFLFYILNQIFGTLGIIYNIPPIVGSISPSIIFLVISTIIIWIYS; encoded by the coding sequence GTGGTTTTTTTAGTATTAATATCCTTATCTAGTATAATTAGATTAGTTGATGAACTACGTAAGATAGAAGAAGGGAATTATTCTATTTTTGAAGTTATTATTTATATTGTTTTAAGTTTACCAAAAGATTTTGAATTATTTTTCCCTATAGCTACTTTATTAGGCGGTCTTTTAGGTCTAAGTGTACTTGAAGTACATAATGAATTTATAGCGATGCAGGTTTCTGGATTTAGTAGATTACAAATTGCTTTGTCAGTTATAAAAGCTTCTGTTCCCGTATTACTGTGTAGTATAATTTCTAATGAATGGGTAGTTCCTAATAGTGAAAAAATAATACATACATATCGTGATAAATCACAATATGACACTTGTTTGTTATCTGTAAAGTTTAAAAATTTGTGGTTTATAGATAACAATGATTTTGTTTATGTTGAGCGTGTAGTTTCATGTAGTGAGTTATTGGGAGTAAAGTTGTATAATTTCGATGAAAAAAAAAAATTAAAAAAGATATTTTATGTTAATCGAGCAGTATTTATTAGCAAAGTATGGCATTTAATTGATGTGAATGAATTAGATATTTCTGATGAAATGTGTATTGTTAATAAAAAAATATCACATTCTGAATGGCATGCTGCATTAACTCCATATAAATTATCAATGCTGATTACTCATCCGAATGTTTTATCTATTTCTAAATTATATCATTGTACGAAATATTTTAATAAGGTTGGTCAAAGTTCAAAGTATTATCAGATGATATTTTGGAATAAGATATCATCTCCTATATCTGGATCAGCTATGACCATAATGGCATTAGCATGTACTTTTGGTCCATTATATAAAAAAAAGACAGGATTCAGATTATTTATAGGAAGTATAGTTGGATTTTTATTCTATATTTTAAATCAAATATTTGGAACATTAGGTATAATATATAATATTCCACCAATAGTTGGATCAATATCGCCTAGTATAATATTTTTGGTAATTAGCACAATTATCATATGGATATATTCATAA
- a CDS encoding Rid family detoxifying hydrolase: MQQHIMINTKNAPAPFGPYTQAIGVGSKNDIVFVSGQIPICPDTNTMSDNIYDQTHQALLNIKNIIETTGLKINNIVKTTLFIIDLNDLPKINTSYKNFFNTYSFYEKITLPARTCVEVSKLPKDAKIAIEAIAMHNFL, from the coding sequence ATGCAGCAACATATTATGATTAATACCAAAAATGCTCCTGCTCCTTTTGGTCCTTATACCCAAGCTATAGGGGTAGGCAGCAAAAACGACATAGTGTTTGTGTCCGGCCAAATTCCCATATGTCCGGACACAAACACTATGTCTGATAATATTTATGATCAAACCCATCAAGCTTTACTAAATATAAAAAATATTATTGAAACCACCGGACTAAAAATAAACAATATTGTTAAAACCACATTATTTATCATTGATCTCAATGATTTACCCAAAATAAATACTAGTTATAAAAATTTTTTTAACACATACTCTTTTTATGAAAAGATAACTTTACCAGCACGCACCTGTGTAGAGGTATCTAAATTACCAAAAGATGCCAAAATAGCAATTGAAGCTATAGCGATGCATAATTTTTTATAA
- a CDS encoding leucyl aminopeptidase, producing MIKFRVTDSHLELYPDSCIITGIFEESHLFPSTKKIDNISGGYISSLLQRGAFQGKMEQTLLLYDIPQLYNRQILLIGCGKKYNFDEYCYRKLIHKIMLLCKEIPIVKILFFLSELKIKGYDNYWKIRQTIEIVEEELYVFNKFKNNKNEFNQSLQEIILHIPNTNELTYCEQSIKDGLSIVHGIKIAKDLGNMPPNFCTPDYLIDQVNKLSSYDNITINIIDALEMKKLGMNAYLAVSLGSSYTPKMPIIKYEGHPEGSNVPPIIFIGKGLTFDSGGISIKESNKMDEMKYDMCGAAAVYAVMCIAIELNLPLNIIGILAIGENMINHTSFRPGDILTTLSGQTVEVLNTDAEGRLVLCDALTYAERYKPDVVIDIATLTGACVVALGHHFSGLMSNNEDLINDLIIASKQSRDYVWRLPLNDVFQKQLKSTCADMTNVGGKSGGAITAGCFLQKFAYKYSWAHLDIAGTAWISNCHDKSATGRPVALLSQYLINKSHPYKK from the coding sequence ATGATAAAATTTAGGGTTACTGATAGTCATCTAGAATTATATCCTGATAGTTGTATAATTACTGGTATATTTGAAGAATCGCATTTATTTCCTTCAACAAAAAAGATTGATAACATAAGCGGAGGATACATCAGTTCATTATTACAGCGTGGAGCATTTCAAGGAAAAATGGAGCAAACACTCTTATTATATGATATTCCTCAATTATATAATAGACAAATTTTATTAATTGGTTGTGGTAAAAAGTATAATTTTGATGAATATTGTTATAGGAAATTAATTCATAAAATAATGCTCTTATGTAAAGAAATCCCCATAGTTAAAATACTGTTTTTTTTAAGCGAATTAAAGATCAAAGGATATGATAATTACTGGAAAATAAGACAGACAATAGAAATTGTTGAAGAAGAATTATATGTATTTAATAAGTTTAAAAACAATAAGAATGAATTTAACCAATCGCTACAAGAAATAATTTTACATATACCCAACACAAACGAACTTACATATTGCGAACAATCTATTAAAGATGGATTATCGATCGTTCATGGAATAAAAATAGCTAAAGATTTAGGAAATATGCCTCCTAATTTTTGTACTCCTGATTATCTAATTGATCAAGTGAATAAATTATCCAGTTATGATAATATCACAATCAATATAATTGATGCTTTAGAAATGAAAAAATTAGGTATGAATGCTTATTTAGCAGTAAGCCTTGGATCCAGTTATACTCCTAAAATGCCTATAATTAAATATGAGGGACACCCTGAAGGATCTAACGTTCCTCCTATTATATTTATAGGAAAAGGATTAACTTTTGATTCTGGTGGTATTTCTATTAAAGAATCAAACAAAATGGATGAAATGAAATATGATATGTGCGGAGCTGCTGCAGTATATGCAGTTATGTGTATAGCTATAGAACTTAATTTACCACTAAATATTATCGGGATACTTGCTATTGGTGAAAACATGATAAATCATACTTCCTTCCGTCCAGGTGATATCTTAACTACTTTATCAGGACAAACAGTAGAAGTACTAAATACTGATGCTGAAGGTCGTTTAGTATTATGTGATGCATTGACATATGCAGAGCGGTATAAGCCTGATGTTGTAATTGATATAGCCACATTAACCGGAGCTTGTGTCGTTGCATTAGGGCATCATTTTAGCGGTTTAATGTCTAATAATGAAGATTTAATCAATGATTTAATTATAGCTTCAAAACAATCTAGAGATTACGTTTGGAGATTACCGCTAAATGATGTATTCCAAAAACAATTGAAATCTACATGCGCAGATATGACAAATGTTGGAGGTAAATCTGGAGGGGCTATTACAGCTGGTTGTTTTCTTCAAAAATTTGCGTATAAATATAGTTGGGCACATTTAGATATTGCTGGAACAGCATGGATATCTAATTGTCATGATAAAAGCGCTACGGGCCGGCCCGTAGCGCTTTTATCACAATATTTGATTAATAAATCACATCCATATAAAAAATAA
- a CDS encoding DNA polymerase III subunit chi produces MKHGTFYLIPQEFKQQTEFSYIEKFICTLISIQWRSGKNILVACENEHQAIKIDEILWTFDQNTFLPHNLFGKTIHTAPVVIYWRQCCYNNNPKDLLINLMKQNMDFFFNFNEIIDFVPVTDILKKCARHRYQSYKKNGFKLNVINIPIS; encoded by the coding sequence ATGAAGCATGGCACTTTTTATTTAATACCTCAGGAATTTAAGCAACAAACCGAATTCAGTTATATAGAAAAATTTATTTGTACTTTAATAAGTATACAATGGAGATCTGGTAAAAACATCTTAGTAGCTTGCGAAAATGAACATCAAGCTATAAAAATAGATGAAATATTGTGGACATTTGATCAAAATACATTTTTACCTCATAATTTATTTGGAAAAACTATTCACACTGCTCCAGTAGTTATATACTGGCGTCAATGCTGTTATAACAATAATCCAAAAGATCTATTAATTAATCTTATGAAACAAAATATGGATTTCTTTTTTAATTTTAACGAAATAATAGACTTTGTACCTGTAACTGACATTCTAAAAAAATGTGCAAGACATAGATACCAATCTTACAAAAAAAATGGATTTAAATTGAATGTTATTAACATCCCAATTTCATGA
- a CDS encoding LysR family transcriptional regulator, whose translation MNNFDFNLLVVLNALLEDNSVNLAAKKLNVTAPAISKSLNKIRVLFNDQILVRSGTKLIPTPKAMSLKENIKELVNRIESVFNSNIAFEPKSTTVSFTIASNHAIFFILNTILFQEIQNSAPNVFINLVNDSDYDDDFLRNHTIDLYIGEIRSLNPEITIRTIYVSKCCLICRNHHPILSKNKNMDNLLKYQFIQTKNEYLTNFDEHNKYFWSERNLIGITPEYITTVNAIINSDALAIIPEFVLTIAQKLNMPITYFHTDFNLGKRNIIQAWHSKHNHSPAHKWLREFTKDMFLTKIK comes from the coding sequence ATGAACAATTTCGATTTTAATTTACTAGTAGTTCTTAATGCGCTACTAGAAGATAATAGTGTAAATTTAGCGGCAAAAAAACTAAATGTCACTGCTCCAGCTATTAGTAAATCTCTAAATAAAATACGCGTTTTATTTAATGATCAAATTTTAGTTCGTAGTGGAACTAAATTAATTCCAACGCCTAAAGCAATGTCTCTGAAAGAAAATATTAAAGAACTAGTTAATCGTATTGAATCAGTATTCAATAGTAACATAGCATTTGAACCTAAAAGTACTACGGTATCATTTACTATCGCATCAAATCATGCTATTTTTTTTATTCTCAATACTATCTTATTCCAAGAGATTCAAAATAGCGCTCCCAACGTATTTATTAATTTAGTAAATGATTCAGACTATGACGATGATTTTTTGCGCAATCATACCATAGACCTATATATAGGAGAAATACGTTCTCTTAACCCTGAAATAACCATTAGAACTATCTATGTATCTAAGTGTTGTTTAATATGCCGAAATCATCATCCCATTTTATCCAAAAATAAAAATATGGATAATTTATTAAAATATCAATTTATTCAAACTAAAAATGAATACTTAACCAATTTTGACGAACATAACAAATATTTTTGGTCAGAACGAAATCTAATTGGTATTACTCCTGAATACATTACTACTGTAAATGCTATCATTAATTCAGACGCGTTGGCTATAATCCCAGAATTTGTGTTAACAATTGCACAAAAATTAAATATGCCAATAACATATTTTCATACTGATTTTAACTTAGGAAAAAGAAATATCATCCAAGCATGGCATTCTAAACACAATCATTCCCCTGCTCACAAATGGTTACGAGAATTTACCAAAGACATGTTTTTAACTAAAATAAAATAA
- the argF gene encoding ornithine carbamoyltransferase, whose protein sequence is MNQLYQRSFLQLMNFTENEIKFLLQLSSHLKHQKNTQTEIQKLNRKNIVLIFENHSTRTRCAFEVAAFDQGARVTCLTPNISQIGHKESIKDTAKILGRMYHGIQYRGYSQDVVTTLAQYSGVPVWNGLTMKFHPTQLLADLMTMQEQLPHKTFRQMKLAYVGDAKNNIGNSLLEAAAIMGFNLRLVSPKIFWPTQELFQNCQNLAQRNNGNIILTEDISNGVKDVDFLYTDVWVSMGENEKMWEKRISLLAPYQVNHRMIQNTNNPNIKFLHCLPALHDNETTIGKKIAKKYNLRNGLEVTNDIFESSYSIVFNQAENRLHAVKALILATLLPDTCCFDPIHYNNS, encoded by the coding sequence ATGAATCAATTATATCAACGATCTTTTTTGCAGTTAATGAATTTTACCGAAAATGAAATTAAATTTCTACTGCAATTATCAAGTCATTTAAAACATCAAAAAAATACACAAACTGAAATCCAAAAATTAAACAGAAAGAACATTGTACTCATTTTTGAAAATCATTCAACTAGAACAAGATGTGCCTTTGAAGTAGCAGCATTTGATCAGGGCGCACGGGTAACTTGCCTAACTCCAAATATTAGCCAAATTGGACATAAAGAATCCATTAAAGATACTGCTAAAATTTTGGGACGCATGTACCATGGAATTCAATATCGTGGTTATAGTCAAGATGTAGTGACTACGCTCGCACAATATTCTGGAGTACCGGTATGGAATGGCCTAACCATGAAATTTCATCCAACACAATTACTTGCTGATCTTATGACCATGCAAGAACAATTACCACATAAAACGTTTCGTCAAATGAAGCTAGCTTACGTAGGAGATGCAAAAAATAATATCGGTAATTCCTTATTAGAAGCTGCAGCAATAATGGGGTTTAATTTAAGATTAGTATCACCTAAAATATTTTGGCCTACACAAGAATTATTTCAAAATTGCCAAAATCTTGCGCAACGTAATAATGGAAATATTATACTTACTGAAGATATTTCTAATGGGGTAAAAGATGTAGATTTTTTATATACCGATGTATGGGTATCTATGGGAGAAAATGAAAAAATGTGGGAAAAACGTATTTCTTTACTAGCTCCATATCAAGTAAACCATCGTATGATTCAAAATACCAACAATCCAAATATAAAATTTTTACACTGCTTACCAGCATTACATGATAACGAAACCACCATTGGTAAAAAAATAGCAAAAAAATATAATCTAAGAAATGGGCTAGAAGTAACAAATGATATATTTGAATCTTCATATAGCATAGTATTTAATCAAGCTGAAAATCGTTTACATGCTGTTAAAGCTCTTATTTTAGCAACATTACTTCCTGATACTTGTTGTTTTGATCCAATCCATTACAATAATTCGTGA
- a CDS encoding metal ABC transporter ATP-binding protein, producing MMTLYNVIAGYYGRNVSPSVSGRIKYGSMIAIVGPNGIGKSTLLKTLAGLLPPISGTLKFGKRGKPRVSYLPQDKTIDYHFPLTVFDVVSMGCWPRINLLKRLNQRQKIVICRSLEQVNLLDLLNQYIENLSGGQIRRMLFARILTQEASLILLDEPFQGVDANTCKIMIHSVNLLCRRGCTVIAALHNDELVTEYFPNILSLTHSCSIWNPSV from the coding sequence ATGATGACATTATATAATGTAATAGCAGGTTATTATGGTCGTAATGTTAGTCCATCCGTGAGCGGTCGTATTAAGTATGGCAGTATGATTGCAATTGTAGGACCTAATGGAATAGGAAAATCTACTTTATTAAAAACATTAGCTGGATTATTACCCCCGATATCTGGTACATTAAAATTTGGAAAAAGAGGTAAACCTCGTGTAAGTTATTTACCTCAGGATAAAACTATAGACTATCATTTTCCATTAACTGTTTTTGATGTAGTATCTATGGGTTGTTGGCCTAGAATAAATTTGTTAAAAAGACTAAATCAACGTCAAAAAATTGTGATTTGTCGTTCTTTAGAACAAGTAAATTTATTGGATTTATTAAATCAATATATAGAAAATTTATCAGGTGGACAGATTAGACGCATGCTGTTTGCTAGAATATTAACGCAGGAAGCATCGTTAATTTTACTTGATGAGCCGTTTCAGGGTGTTGATGCAAATACTTGTAAAATAATGATACATTCCGTAAATCTGCTTTGTAGGAGAGGATGTACTGTAATTGCTGCATTGCATAATGACGAATTAGTAACTGAATATTTTCCTAATATATTATCATTAACTCATTCTTGTAGCATTTGGAATCCTTCTGTATAA
- the lptF gene encoding LPS export ABC transporter permease LptF: MIFTKYILKEIFRNQLIILTLLFLVCFCQKLIKMLGLVIDGNISMYLFFLYLGLNIPEAGKLLIPFSAFLSVLVTFYRLHIHNEIIAMYSCAVGKYIIIRSIFLFSGIIAMFAMINIGWLSPYCSNYQSKLSYEIKENINLTVLSEKKFQPLSTKSLILFADSIRGTKLNHVFLVQTNQNKNNSMFTIVTSEQGNVDRNPDGSRLIILEKGTYYEIYNKCELCEDIFITDFSKYRMLINSTFKTFLKKNKPIDHMSIYQLWCSVAPEARVELHWRLTLLMSIFIMPMITTLLIITISYNYLSNFLLTIFLYTIFFVLHTLLRSHIILEKTNPMAWMWIINSIYLLIALLLNTWDTSCMKKLVLVVFNRN, translated from the coding sequence ATGATATTTACGAAGTATATATTAAAAGAAATATTTAGAAATCAATTAATTATTTTAACATTATTATTTTTAGTTTGTTTTTGTCAAAAATTGATCAAAATGTTAGGACTGGTAATAGATGGCAATATTTCAATGTATTTATTTTTTCTATATCTTGGTTTAAATATACCAGAAGCAGGAAAATTACTTATTCCTTTTAGTGCATTTTTAAGCGTATTGGTGACTTTTTATCGCTTACATATTCATAATGAAATTATAGCTATGTATTCTTGTGCTGTAGGTAAATACATTATTATAAGGAGTATATTTTTATTTAGTGGAATCATCGCAATGTTTGCGATGATTAATATAGGATGGTTATCTCCTTATTGTTCAAATTATCAAAGTAAATTATCGTATGAAATCAAAGAAAACATTAATTTAACTGTTTTGTCAGAAAAGAAATTTCAACCATTATCTACTAAATCTTTAATTTTATTTGCAGATAGTATTCGGGGAACAAAATTAAACCATGTTTTTTTAGTGCAAACAAATCAAAATAAAAATAATAGTATGTTTACAATTGTTACGTCAGAACAAGGTAATGTTGATCGAAATCCTGATGGTTCTCGATTAATTATTTTAGAGAAAGGTACGTATTATGAAATTTATAATAAATGTGAATTATGTGAAGATATATTTATAACTGATTTTTCTAAGTATAGAATGTTGATCAATAGTACGTTTAAAACATTTTTAAAAAAAAATAAGCCCATTGATCATATGTCTATATACCAATTATGGTGTTCTGTCGCTCCAGAGGCGCGTGTGGAATTGCATTGGCGTTTAACTTTGTTAATGTCTATTTTTATTATGCCAATGATTACAACATTATTAATTATTACTATTTCATATAACTATTTATCAAATTTTTTATTAACAATTTTTTTGTATACTATTTTTTTTGTTTTGCATACTTTATTGCGTTCTCATATCATTTTAGAAAAAACAAATCCTATGGCATGGATGTGGATTATAAATAGCATTTATTTATTAATAGCTTTATTACTTAATACATGGGATACTTCTTGTATGAAAAAATTAGTTTTAGTAGTATTTAATCGTAATTAA